A single genomic interval of Brevibacillus brevis harbors:
- a CDS encoding coproporphyrinogen III oxidase yields the protein MIQIICEGHAFERELSLILALFYEDPALTFVPEWTGEANLKIKLALAVQENGVVASGELNDGKQSISHQVERDYVARDEKAMKKTAKQALCYALLLMLEEYTGMEQGWGILTGIRPTKLLHQLNAAGVNRQEAHRRLQQDVILRPYKLKLLQEIVDKQLYVVPDLYQIDRELSVYIGIPFCPTKCAYCTFPAYAIRSHTASVNPFLEGLHYELERMGEWLRANDQRITSIYFGGGTPTSITADDMNQLFETMHRSFPHMGDVRELTVEAGRPDTITREKLDVMKQWEVDRISINPQSFTQETLQAIGRHHTVEETIEKYHLAMEMGLTNINMDLIIGLPNEGVAELAHSLQEVEKLMPASLTVHTLSFKRASEMTQNKERYKVASREEISKMMEMASEWTAANGYDPYYLYRQKNILGNLENVGYAQPGQESIYNIMIMEEVQTILGLGCGAVSKLMAPGSGKLTRFPNPKDPKTYNDTYKVLVENKIRDLDEIYSGARAAGQVSGK from the coding sequence ATGATACAGATCATATGTGAGGGACACGCATTCGAGCGGGAACTCTCCTTAATTCTCGCGTTATTTTATGAAGATCCAGCACTCACTTTTGTGCCCGAGTGGACAGGTGAGGCTAATTTGAAAATCAAGCTGGCACTGGCCGTGCAAGAAAATGGAGTCGTAGCTTCGGGAGAGTTAAACGATGGCAAGCAAAGCATCTCCCATCAGGTGGAGCGAGACTACGTAGCACGTGATGAAAAAGCGATGAAAAAGACGGCTAAGCAAGCTCTTTGCTATGCGCTGCTATTGATGCTGGAAGAATACACAGGTATGGAGCAAGGTTGGGGTATTTTGACCGGGATACGCCCGACGAAACTGCTGCACCAGTTGAACGCCGCTGGTGTAAACAGACAGGAAGCACACAGGAGATTGCAGCAGGATGTGATTTTGCGTCCATACAAGCTAAAGCTATTGCAAGAAATCGTAGACAAGCAGCTCTACGTCGTGCCTGATTTGTATCAAATTGATCGCGAACTGTCCGTGTATATCGGCATCCCATTCTGTCCGACGAAGTGTGCGTACTGTACGTTTCCTGCTTATGCGATTCGCAGTCACACGGCTTCGGTTAATCCGTTTCTCGAAGGTCTCCATTACGAGCTAGAGCGGATGGGAGAGTGGCTTCGTGCGAATGACCAACGGATCACGTCCATTTATTTCGGTGGCGGAACCCCTACAAGTATTACCGCAGATGACATGAACCAGCTGTTTGAGACGATGCATCGCTCTTTTCCGCATATGGGAGATGTGCGTGAACTGACAGTTGAGGCGGGAAGACCCGACACGATTACACGCGAAAAGCTCGATGTGATGAAACAGTGGGAAGTGGATCGGATCAGCATTAATCCACAGTCGTTCACACAGGAGACGCTCCAGGCGATCGGACGTCATCACACCGTCGAAGAGACGATTGAGAAATACCATCTGGCTATGGAGATGGGCTTGACTAATATTAATATGGACCTGATCATCGGGTTGCCAAACGAAGGCGTAGCCGAGCTGGCCCACAGCCTCCAAGAGGTAGAAAAGCTGATGCCTGCCTCGCTGACGGTGCATACGCTGTCTTTTAAAAGAGCCTCAGAGATGACGCAGAACAAAGAGCGCTACAAGGTCGCCAGTCGCGAAGAAATTAGCAAGATGATGGAGATGGCCTCCGAGTGGACAGCGGCGAATGGCTATGACCCGTACTATTTGTATCGGCAGAAAAACATTTTGGGAAATCTGGAGAATGTCGGATATGCCCAGCCAGGGCAGGAGAGCATCTACAACATCATGATCATGGAAGAGGTACAAACCATCCTCGGTCTCGGCTGTGGTGCAGTATCCAAGCTGATGGCTCCAGGAAGCGGCAAGCTGACGCGCTTTCCGAATCCAAAGGACCCGAAAACGTACAATGACACATACAAGGTTCTAGTGGAAAACAAGATCCGTGATTTGGATGAAATCTATTCAGGTGCGAGAGCGGCTGGGCAGGTATCTGGCAAGTGA
- the hisS gene encoding histidine--tRNA ligase — MTRIQIPRGTQDIMPGTVELWHYVEAKARDLCRRSNYAEIRTPLFESTELFQRGVGETTDIVEKEMYSVANPRSTDALTLRPEGTAGVVRSYVENKLYGVPNQPTKLYYLGPMFRHERPQAGRYRQFVQFGAEAIGSSDPAIDAEVIGLAIRLYQELGLTGLSVELNSVGTVEDRARHREHLLAHLNGVRSELCEDCQSRIDRNPLRVLDCKNETCKRLTMDAPSILDYLSEESAAHFEAVQNYLTALDIPFHVNPRLVRGLDYYTLTAFEIKMAEIGAVETLCGGGRYNGLVAELGGDDMPGIGFALSIERLLLALEKQGVQLPISGGIDCFVVVQTPEAKTTAFVLVDQLRQAGIAAELDYLDRKMKAQLKQADRLQARFTAIIGESELANGTVVLKEMATGEQQEVKREELVSVLAAKVNQ, encoded by the coding sequence ATGACAAGAATCCAGATCCCACGCGGTACGCAGGATATCATGCCTGGTACTGTAGAGCTGTGGCACTACGTGGAGGCCAAGGCCCGCGATCTGTGTCGCCGCTCCAATTACGCGGAAATTCGTACGCCGCTGTTTGAGAGCACAGAGTTGTTCCAACGGGGTGTAGGCGAGACCACGGATATCGTGGAAAAAGAAATGTACAGTGTAGCCAATCCGCGCAGTACGGATGCTCTCACGCTGCGTCCAGAAGGGACAGCGGGTGTTGTTCGCTCTTACGTGGAAAACAAGCTGTACGGTGTGCCTAATCAGCCTACCAAGCTGTACTACTTAGGACCGATGTTCCGTCACGAGCGTCCGCAAGCAGGCCGCTATCGCCAATTCGTCCAATTCGGTGCAGAAGCGATCGGTTCAAGCGATCCAGCGATTGATGCAGAAGTCATTGGCCTTGCGATTCGACTGTATCAGGAGCTCGGATTGACAGGACTTTCTGTGGAATTGAACAGCGTAGGTACGGTAGAAGACAGAGCGCGTCACCGTGAGCATTTGCTCGCACATTTGAACGGTGTTCGCTCCGAGCTGTGCGAGGATTGCCAATCTCGTATCGATCGCAATCCGCTGCGTGTGCTCGATTGCAAAAATGAAACATGCAAAAGACTGACGATGGACGCTCCGTCCATTTTGGACTACTTGAGCGAAGAATCTGCGGCACACTTCGAAGCCGTACAAAACTATTTGACCGCGCTGGATATTCCGTTTCATGTAAATCCACGTCTGGTTCGCGGCTTGGATTACTACACGCTGACCGCATTTGAAATCAAAATGGCAGAGATCGGTGCGGTAGAAACGCTTTGTGGCGGTGGTCGTTACAACGGACTGGTTGCAGAGCTCGGCGGTGACGATATGCCGGGCATCGGCTTCGCACTCAGTATCGAGCGTCTGCTGTTGGCACTGGAAAAGCAAGGTGTTCAACTGCCGATCTCGGGTGGCATCGACTGCTTCGTAGTGGTGCAGACACCAGAAGCAAAAACAACAGCTTTCGTACTCGTCGACCAATTGCGCCAAGCAGGGATTGCGGCTGAGCTGGATTATCTGGATCGGAAAATGAAAGCACAGCTAAAGCAAGCAGATCGTCTACAGGCTCGTTTTACCGCGATCATCGGTGAGTCTGAATTGGCAAATGGCACGGTTGTTCTGAAGGAAATGGCAACAGGCGAGCAACAAGAAGTGAAACGCGAGGAACTTGTTTCGGTACTCGCTGCAAAAGTAAATCAATAA